The Bradyrhizobium sp. CCGB01 genome segment GGGCAGAGATTGGCCGCGTGACGCACTAAGGCGTCAAATGATCAATCTCAGCAACTTACCACCCGACCTAACCGAGCCGCCACCGGAGGCAAAGGGCTGGCTCGCCTACCAGCCATCCAGCGGCAAGTTTTGGTGGAGGATCGACGGCGAATGGCTCCCTTGATGAAGCGCTTGCGAGCAGAGAGGCGATGAAGAAATCATAATGACCGCACTTAATTCGTTTCCACCGGCACCATTGACGTTACCGCAGACGGCACGACAGTCACAGGCACGATTTGGTCGAGCGCCGGCAACGTCAAGTCGGGCGACATATTTCAGAACGGTCGCTTTTCTGCAACGATTACCGACGTCACCGACGACACGCATCTTGTCATTACGCCCGGCCGGGCTCGACACTAAGCGGCGCGTCTTATGTTGTCTGGAAAGTGTCGCAGCAGCGCATTGTCGGCGAGACCTACGCGCGATCGGTTGACCAGATCGTGGGGGCGCTGGACACGAGTGGGTTCTTTGTCTTTGTAAATATCAACCAGACCGAGCCCGACCCGTCCCTCGGCGACAATGAACAGTATGCGTTCCAGCCGACTACGGGCAAGCTGTGGTCAAAGATCGCGAGTATCTCGACCTTCCTTGGCATTTACAAGGGATTCAACCTCACGGGCGCGTGGGACAGCGACACCGATTACGTCGCTGGCGACGTCGCAACGCTCAGTGGGTCGAGCT includes the following:
- a CDS encoding carbohydrate-binding protein yields the protein MSQQRIVGETYARSVDQIVGALDTSGFFVFVNINQTEPDPSLGDNEQYAFQPTTGKLWSKIASISTFLGIYKGFNLTGAWDSDTDYVAGDVATLSGSSYVCNLDHTNHTPPNVTYS